A part of Variovorax sp. HW608 genomic DNA contains:
- the bamE gene encoding outer membrane protein assembly factor BamE domain-containing protein: MHRRLALAAACALALPLSLAHAQRPQPPQGPLIAGYLCCNMYTYGTQMGDGNYREAGTSLVPVGTPAQVTGYEMRFVYTLVGGKVQRLKNDYSRDIPMAPFAERYIVQEDPKVRIASFEPAIREAIRDAKIAEGMTREQVTMAVGWPMTSENPRLDAKVWRYWTDSWSEYQVAFDDAGKVKSVTGAPAVMEQVLYLPR, translated from the coding sequence ATGCACCGTCGTCTGGCCCTGGCCGCCGCTTGCGCGCTTGCGCTTCCTCTTTCCCTCGCGCATGCGCAACGCCCCCAACCGCCGCAGGGCCCCCTCATCGCGGGCTACCTGTGCTGCAACATGTACACCTACGGCACGCAGATGGGCGATGGCAACTACCGCGAAGCCGGCACCAGCCTCGTGCCGGTCGGCACGCCGGCGCAGGTCACGGGCTACGAGATGCGCTTCGTCTACACGCTGGTCGGCGGCAAGGTGCAGCGCCTGAAGAACGACTACAGCCGCGACATCCCGATGGCGCCGTTCGCCGAGCGCTACATCGTCCAGGAAGACCCCAAGGTCCGCATCGCGAGCTTCGAGCCCGCGATCCGCGAAGCCATCCGCGACGCGAAGATCGCCGAGGGCATGACCCGCGAACAGGTGACCATGGCCGTGGGCTGGCCCATGACCAGCGAGAACCCGCGCCTGGACGCCAAGGTGTGGCGCTACTGGACGGATTCCTGGTCGGAGTACCAGGTGGCGTTCGACGACGCCGGCAAGGTGAAGTCGGTGACCGGCGCGCCGGCGGTGATGGAGCAGGTGCTGTACCTGCCGCGTTGA
- a CDS encoding BPSL1445 family SYLF domain-containing lipoprotein, whose protein sequence is MKKRSFLAGGLLAVLTTACTTSGTSGGDPAARRSSIDSSVDAALSKLYGQVQGSRELTGKAKGVLVFPSVVSAGLGVGGSYGQGALRVGGRSVGYYSTTAASVGLLAGADSKAVFVLFMTQESLDKFRASSGWTAGADASVTMLKVGANAAIDTQTAQQPIIGFALSNAGLMANLSLDGTKISRLEL, encoded by the coding sequence ATGAAGAAGCGTTCTTTCCTCGCGGGCGGCCTTCTGGCCGTGCTCACGACCGCGTGCACCACCTCCGGCACTTCGGGCGGTGACCCGGCGGCGCGGCGCAGCAGCATCGATTCCTCGGTGGACGCCGCACTGTCCAAGCTGTATGGGCAGGTGCAAGGCTCGCGTGAGTTGACCGGCAAGGCCAAGGGGGTGCTGGTGTTCCCGTCGGTGGTGTCGGCGGGGCTGGGCGTGGGCGGCTCGTACGGCCAGGGTGCGCTGCGCGTAGGCGGCCGGTCGGTCGGCTACTACAGCACCACGGCGGCATCGGTCGGCCTCTTGGCCGGCGCCGATTCCAAGGCGGTCTTCGTGCTCTTCATGACGCAGGAATCGCTCGACAAATTCCGCGCGAGCAGCGGCTGGACCGCCGGCGCCGATGCCTCGGTCACGATGCTGAAGGTCGGCGCCAACGCGGCCATCGATACTCAGACCGCGCAGCAGCCCATCATCGGCTTCGCCCTGAGCAATGCCGGGTTGATGGCGAACCTGAGCCTCGACGGCACCAAGATCAGCCGGCTCGAGCTCTGA
- a CDS encoding LysR family transcriptional regulator, with translation MKALDSLRIFVTTQRKGSLSAAARSLSLSPATISRRISALEEELGVQLVDRTSRNLKMTEAGQAFLERAEGVLEAMAEAEQAARNSRQRPEGRLRVHSRTHIGLRVVAPLLPRFAQRYPDIRVEIELSEHPVNLVEHDFDVDIRTGESNDSGFVIKRLLSSDEVLVASPAFVKTYSRIKHPKDLPDVRCLTYRREHEATSWKYVDENGEQQELPIQGVLSANNGELLRLAALGGMGIALLSEPTVRSNLQDGTLVRLLPDYRFAVRGFSNGIFAVFRQSTALPLKVRAFVDFVAEALRDETAA, from the coding sequence ATGAAGGCCCTCGATTCGCTTCGGATCTTCGTGACCACGCAAAGGAAGGGCAGCCTCTCGGCCGCGGCCCGCAGTCTCAGCCTGTCGCCGGCCACCATCTCGCGCCGCATCAGCGCGCTGGAAGAAGAGCTGGGCGTGCAACTGGTCGACCGCACCAGCCGCAACCTCAAGATGACCGAGGCCGGGCAGGCCTTCCTGGAGCGGGCCGAAGGCGTGCTCGAAGCCATGGCCGAGGCCGAACAGGCGGCCCGCAATTCCCGCCAGCGACCCGAAGGCCGGCTGCGGGTGCATTCGCGCACCCACATCGGCCTGCGCGTGGTCGCGCCGCTCCTGCCGCGCTTCGCGCAGCGCTATCCGGACATCCGGGTGGAGATCGAGCTGTCGGAGCACCCGGTCAACCTCGTCGAGCACGACTTCGACGTCGACATCCGCACCGGCGAATCGAACGACTCGGGCTTCGTCATCAAGCGGCTGCTGTCGAGCGACGAGGTGCTGGTCGCCAGCCCGGCGTTCGTGAAGACCTATTCGCGCATCAAGCACCCGAAGGACCTGCCGGACGTGCGCTGCCTCACCTACCGGCGCGAGCACGAGGCGACGAGCTGGAAATACGTCGACGAGAACGGCGAGCAGCAGGAACTGCCCATCCAGGGCGTGCTGAGCGCCAACAACGGCGAGCTGCTGCGGCTGGCCGCGCTCGGCGGCATGGGGATCGCGCTGCTGTCGGAGCCGACGGTGCGCAGCAACCTGCAGGACGGAACGCTGGTGCGGCTGCTGCCGGACTATCGCTTTGCGGTGCGCGGCTTTTCCAATGGCATCTTCGCGGTGTTCCGGCAGAGCACGGCACTGCCGCTGAAGGTGCGGGCCTTCGTGGATTTCGTGGCCGAGGCGCTGCGGGACGAAACGGCGGCCTAG
- a CDS encoding GntR family transcriptional regulator — MASRSSPPRPKLVPVDAAAPAAPRRSEANLSQLAYERIEELLVTCQLAPGRFLAMHELQAMVGYGRTPVHQAVSRLAADTLVQITPRHGLRITPIDLTRDRLLLRLRRDMERFVIRLATERSGASQRNRMQHIKRQLVEHGASMTVEQFNVIDRHIDQLFLAAAQEPFVEGTLRPLHTIFRRIGWIYHMRTPGHTDLQGTVQGHIAVIDAVADGKVDDAIAASDHLMDFVDTMFDTLERDVAPSLLDCSLDTDESYLALSLDRP, encoded by the coding sequence ATGGCAAGCCGCTCCTCGCCTCCCCGGCCGAAACTCGTCCCTGTCGACGCAGCCGCGCCGGCCGCGCCGCGCCGCAGCGAGGCGAACCTTTCCCAGTTGGCCTATGAGCGCATCGAGGAACTGCTGGTGACTTGCCAGCTCGCGCCCGGCCGCTTCCTGGCCATGCACGAGTTGCAAGCCATGGTCGGCTACGGCCGCACGCCCGTGCACCAGGCCGTGAGCCGGCTGGCCGCCGACACCCTGGTGCAGATCACGCCGCGCCACGGCCTGCGCATCACGCCGATCGACCTCACTCGCGACCGCCTGCTGCTGCGCCTGCGGCGCGACATGGAGCGCTTCGTGATCCGGCTGGCCACCGAACGCTCCGGCGCGTCACAGCGCAACCGCATGCAGCACATCAAGCGCCAGCTGGTCGAGCACGGCGCCAGCATGACGGTGGAACAGTTCAACGTGATCGACCGGCACATCGACCAGCTGTTCCTGGCGGCGGCACAGGAGCCCTTCGTCGAGGGCACGCTGCGTCCCCTGCACACGATCTTCCGGCGCATCGGCTGGATCTACCACATGCGCACGCCGGGCCACACCGACCTGCAAGGCACGGTGCAAGGTCACATCGCGGTCATCGACGCCGTGGCGGACGGCAAGGTCGACGACGCCATCGCCGCCTCGGATCACCTCATGGATTTCGTCGACACGATGTTCGACACCCTGGAGCGCGACGTGGCGCCGAGCCTCTTGGATTGCAGCCTGGACACCGACGAAAGCTACTTGGCGCTGTCATTGGACCGCCCTTGA
- a CDS encoding DUF6364 family protein: MKTTLNLNDALLTRAKTLAAQQHTSLTRLIEEGLQLRLKASPRAVAPRTVPVYRGKGGLVTGLTGLSNKAMLDAADE; encoded by the coding sequence GTGAAGACGACGCTCAACCTCAACGATGCACTGCTGACTCGGGCCAAGACCTTGGCGGCGCAGCAGCACACCAGCCTGACCCGGCTGATCGAGGAAGGCCTGCAATTGCGCCTGAAGGCGAGCCCACGTGCTGTGGCGCCCCGCACTGTTCCCGTCTATCGCGGCAAGGGAGGACTGGTCACAGGTCTCACGGGGCTGAGCAACAAGGCCATGCTCGACGCCGCCGATGAATGA
- a CDS encoding cytochrome-c peroxidase yields the protein MPRFHPSWFCRLAFMLLAVFALAACERPAPEAAAPRPPAYVGATYAPVAGRPQPSAAQLTALGRRIFFDPTLSASGTQSCASCHDPGHAYGPPNGLSVQLGGIDGGTQGPRAAPSLRYLETLTAFSEHHHDNDGDDSIDAGPTGGRMWDGRAGSAHEQAGMPLLSPAEMANASEEDVARKLERAAYAGEMRSAFGDDVFRDPAAAFRAAGLALEVFQQSPADFYPFTSKYDAILRGEQKFSPAEERGLRLFRAADKGNCASCHIADRTQDGAFPLFSDFGMIALGVPRHRGLAANADPAYHDLGLCGPIRTDLRDRPEYCGLFRTPSLRNVAVRKAFFHNGVFHSLEEVVRFYAQRDTAPGRWYGRDAKGKVRPYDDLPARYHGNINTDPPFGQARGGKPALTEAEIRDVVAFLKTLTDADQSTAVQGRSNDSAK from the coding sequence ATGCCCCGCTTTCATCCGTCCTGGTTCTGCCGGCTCGCCTTCATGCTGCTGGCGGTGTTCGCGCTCGCGGCCTGCGAGCGGCCCGCGCCTGAAGCGGCAGCGCCGCGCCCGCCGGCCTATGTCGGCGCGACCTATGCGCCGGTCGCCGGCAGGCCGCAACCCAGTGCGGCGCAGCTGACGGCGCTGGGGCGGCGGATCTTCTTCGACCCCACGCTGTCCGCTTCGGGCACCCAGTCGTGCGCGAGCTGCCACGATCCGGGCCATGCCTACGGGCCGCCGAACGGACTCTCGGTGCAGCTGGGCGGCATCGACGGCGGCACGCAAGGGCCGCGCGCCGCGCCGTCGCTGCGCTACCTCGAAACGCTCACCGCCTTCTCCGAGCATCACCACGACAACGACGGCGACGACAGCATCGACGCCGGGCCGACGGGCGGCCGCATGTGGGACGGCCGCGCGGGCTCCGCGCACGAGCAGGCCGGCATGCCGCTCCTGTCGCCGGCCGAGATGGCGAACGCCTCGGAGGAGGACGTTGCGCGCAAGCTCGAACGTGCCGCGTACGCCGGCGAGATGCGCAGCGCCTTCGGCGACGACGTGTTCCGCGACCCCGCGGCCGCCTTCCGCGCGGCGGGCCTCGCGTTAGAGGTGTTCCAGCAGTCGCCCGCCGACTTCTATCCGTTCACGAGCAAGTACGACGCCATCCTGCGCGGCGAGCAGAAGTTCAGCCCCGCGGAGGAGCGCGGCTTGCGCCTCTTCCGCGCGGCGGACAAGGGCAACTGCGCCTCATGCCATATCGCCGACCGCACGCAGGACGGTGCGTTCCCGCTCTTCAGCGACTTCGGCATGATCGCCCTCGGCGTGCCGCGCCATCGCGGCCTGGCGGCGAATGCCGATCCGGCGTACCACGACCTCGGCCTGTGCGGCCCGATCCGCACCGACCTGAGGGATCGCCCCGAGTACTGCGGCCTGTTCCGCACTCCGAGCCTGCGCAACGTCGCGGTGCGCAAGGCCTTCTTCCACAACGGTGTGTTCCATTCGCTGGAGGAGGTGGTGCGCTTCTACGCACAGCGCGACACCGCGCCCGGGCGCTGGTACGGGCGCGACGCGAAGGGCAAGGTGCGGCCTTACGACGACCTGCCGGCGCGCTACCACGGGAACATCAACACCGATCCGCCCTTCGGCCAGGCGCGGGGCGGCAAGCCCGCGCTGACCGAGGCCGAGATCCGCGACGTGGTCGCCTTCCTGAAGACGCTGACGGATGCGGACCAGTCAACGGCGGTTCAAGGGCGGTCCAATGACAGCGCCAAGTAG
- a CDS encoding CaiB/BaiF CoA transferase family protein — translation MDQPTALPPPLAGIRVVELGNYIAGPGTAMALADLGAEVVKIESLDGDAARTTGPFGMAMLRAYNRSKKSIALDLRQPRGAEIARRLVARADVLVQNLRPGAAESLGLGAEALRAAHPGLVHVSIAGFPAASPSRDRPGYDIAAQAESGLMSVTGEADGLPQKVGATIIDVASTQVAAQAVLAALFRRVRTGAGETIRVSLLEVALNLQMPNWSDYFVRGVEPKRSGDGQPMAAPAADIFRTRDGMVVVSAYVQAHWVRLCGAIGAPALASDPRFASNELRVANRPAMKAAVGEKLARLDTAECVELLSRNGIVVAVVRSYADALASEDFRASGMVMDVAANGSVPGYTSFGLPYELCDTPRRATLAAPALGAHTAQVLREAGYGDAEIDALQEAGVVMRAPTGPVPA, via the coding sequence ATGGACCAACCCACCGCACTCCCCCCACCCCTCGCGGGCATCCGCGTCGTCGAGCTCGGCAACTACATCGCCGGGCCCGGCACCGCGATGGCGCTTGCCGACCTGGGCGCCGAGGTCGTGAAGATCGAGTCGCTCGACGGCGACGCGGCGCGCACCACCGGCCCTTTCGGCATGGCGATGCTGCGGGCCTACAACCGCAGCAAGAAATCGATCGCGCTCGACCTGCGGCAGCCGCGCGGCGCGGAGATCGCGCGCCGCCTGGTCGCGCGGGCCGACGTGCTGGTGCAGAACCTGCGGCCCGGCGCCGCCGAGTCCCTGGGCCTGGGCGCGGAGGCCTTGCGGGCCGCGCACCCGGGCCTCGTCCATGTGTCGATCGCCGGCTTTCCGGCCGCCTCGCCGTCGCGCGACCGGCCCGGCTACGACATCGCGGCGCAGGCCGAGAGCGGCCTGATGTCCGTCACCGGCGAAGCCGACGGCCTGCCGCAGAAGGTGGGCGCGACCATCATCGACGTGGCGAGCACGCAGGTGGCGGCGCAGGCGGTGCTCGCCGCCCTCTTCCGCCGCGTGCGCACCGGCGCCGGCGAGACCATCCGCGTCTCGCTGCTCGAAGTGGCGCTCAACCTGCAGATGCCCAACTGGAGCGACTACTTCGTGCGCGGCGTCGAGCCGAAGCGCAGCGGCGACGGCCAGCCGATGGCCGCGCCCGCCGCGGACATCTTCCGCACGCGGGACGGCATGGTCGTGGTCTCGGCCTACGTGCAGGCGCACTGGGTGCGGCTGTGCGGCGCGATCGGGGCGCCGGCGCTGGCGAGCGATCCGCGCTTTGCAAGCAACGAGCTGCGCGTGGCCAACCGGCCCGCGATGAAGGCCGCCGTGGGCGAGAAGCTGGCCCGGCTCGACACCGCCGAATGCGTGGAGCTGCTGAGCCGCAACGGCATCGTCGTCGCCGTGGTGCGCAGCTATGCCGACGCGCTCGCGAGCGAGGATTTCCGCGCCAGCGGCATGGTCATGGACGTGGCGGCCAACGGCAGCGTGCCGGGCTACACCAGCTTCGGGCTGCCCTACGAGCTGTGCGACACCCCGCGCCGCGCGACGCTCGCGGCCCCGGCGCTCGGGGCGCACACGGCGCAGGTGCTGCGCGAGGCGGGCTACGGCGACGCCGAGATCGACGCCCTGCAGGAGGCCGGCGTGGTCATGCGCGCCCCGACGGGCCCGGTTCCGGCCTGA
- a CDS encoding VOC family protein — translation MAIQLNHTIVSARDPLASATFLSEILGCAAPVPFGPFQGVTVDNGVTLDYIRDDGEFPVQHFAFLVSEEEFDLIFGRIRARSLSYWADPRHAQAGRINHNDGGRGVYWDDPDGHVLELLTRPYGSGSSGSSGSA, via the coding sequence ATGGCCATCCAGCTCAACCACACCATCGTTTCGGCCCGCGATCCGCTGGCCTCCGCCACCTTCCTGTCGGAGATCCTCGGCTGCGCCGCGCCGGTGCCCTTCGGCCCCTTCCAGGGCGTGACCGTCGACAACGGCGTCACGCTGGACTACATCCGCGACGACGGCGAGTTCCCGGTGCAGCACTTCGCCTTCCTCGTGAGCGAGGAGGAGTTCGACCTGATCTTCGGGCGCATCCGCGCGCGCAGCCTCTCGTACTGGGCCGATCCGCGCCACGCGCAAGCGGGCCGCATCAACCACAACGACGGCGGCCGCGGCGTCTACTGGGACGACCCCGACGGCCATGTGCTGGAACTGCTCACGCGGCCCTATGGCAGTGGCAGCAGCGGCAGCAGCGGCAGCGCGTAG
- a CDS encoding acyl-CoA dehydrogenase family protein, translating to MIRDEQKFDALLAQVRAFVRDECQPLEEEIDRSDEIPEPLVQRMRQLGLFGHSIPEAYGGAGLTTEELARVNIEVSQAATTFRARFGGNTGIASESLVVDGTPDHKDRYLPRMASGELTGCFALTEPEAGSDATALKTLAVRDGDDYLISGRKCFITNAPIANLFTVFARTDAEGKGANGITAFLVERGAPGLSTSDPYRKMGQHGSPVGEVLLEGVRIPASCIVGGVEGQGFRTAMKTLNKQRINLAALCVGPAIRLVDEMVRHARTRQQFGQPIGEFQLVQQFIAESNTEVHAARALVLETARKRDEGADVTMEASMCKLFASEMCGRVADRAVQVFGGSGYIAGNIAERFFRDVRLFRLYEGTSQIHLVNIAKRTIAQAAR from the coding sequence ATGATCCGAGATGAGCAGAAATTCGATGCCTTGCTGGCGCAAGTGCGTGCCTTCGTGCGTGACGAGTGCCAGCCGCTCGAAGAGGAGATCGATCGCAGCGACGAGATCCCCGAACCGCTGGTGCAGCGCATGCGGCAGCTCGGCCTGTTCGGCCACAGCATCCCCGAAGCCTATGGCGGCGCGGGCCTCACGACCGAGGAACTGGCACGGGTGAACATCGAGGTGTCGCAGGCGGCGACCACCTTCCGCGCGCGCTTCGGCGGCAACACCGGCATCGCGTCGGAATCGCTGGTCGTCGACGGCACCCCCGACCATAAGGATCGCTACCTGCCGCGCATGGCGAGCGGCGAACTCACCGGCTGCTTCGCGCTCACCGAACCCGAGGCGGGGTCCGATGCCACCGCGCTGAAGACGCTTGCCGTGCGCGATGGCGACGACTACCTGATCAGCGGCAGGAAGTGCTTCATCACCAACGCGCCGATCGCGAACCTGTTCACCGTGTTCGCGCGCACCGATGCTGAGGGCAAGGGCGCGAACGGCATCACGGCGTTCCTGGTCGAGCGCGGAGCGCCGGGGCTTTCGACTTCCGATCCCTATCGCAAGATGGGCCAGCATGGATCGCCGGTCGGCGAGGTGCTGCTCGAAGGCGTGCGGATTCCGGCGTCATGCATCGTCGGCGGCGTGGAAGGGCAGGGCTTCCGCACCGCGATGAAGACGCTCAACAAGCAGCGCATCAATCTGGCCGCACTCTGCGTGGGACCGGCGATCCGCCTGGTGGACGAGATGGTGCGCCATGCACGCACGCGGCAGCAGTTCGGCCAGCCGATCGGCGAGTTCCAGCTCGTGCAGCAGTTCATCGCGGAGAGCAACACCGAAGTGCATGCGGCGCGTGCGCTGGTGCTCGAAACCGCGCGCAAGCGCGACGAGGGCGCGGACGTCACCATGGAAGCCTCCATGTGCAAGCTCTTCGCCTCCGAGATGTGCGGCCGCGTCGCCGACCGGGCGGTGCAGGTGTTCGGCGGCAGCGGCTACATCGCGGGCAACATCGCCGAGCGCTTCTTCCGCGATGTGCGCCTCTTCAGGCTCTACGAGGGCACGAGCCAGATCCACCTCGTCAACATCGCGAAGCGGACGATCGCGCAGGCGGCGCGCTGA
- the acpA gene encoding acid phosphatase — MTSSTSSRAPHALHPLARLWPWPAAIATIATTAIVAACGGGSSGSSLSVASSSTPTTSGVVTGSYYRNAKVCIDANNNGRCDSGEVSSTTDDNGAFKLNGQGPVVAEIGTSARRYDPDSKTETPVTQPLVFRAPAGANGVVSAITTELAALMDDNGGDLAAARAALARRLGVTEAQLLADHNKIDDAAIKTALQTEIDEAIERIAEAVAEARDGGSVIDALRNRFVLEKIQNVVVIYAENRGFDNLYGLYPGANGIPGVNPSSSTTNPEPQKDFDGSTLPVLPPVWSGVTAAGQTVTVTQAQATGMPNKMFRIDDPAGFYNTGTVIGQSVITRDLVHRFYNNQMQINGGKNDKFAAYSDAGGLSMGYYDGSQMTMWKIAQQYTLADNFFMGAFGGSFLNHQYLVCACAPTYPNADADTSPAKASISAIDTDADGNFVRLTPAPTSPASVLSGAPVYKTDSTLTPKDAQGVFHAVNTMQPPYQPSGNAPAASDTTAKFADPAKATTLPAQTADTIGDRLDAKGLSWAWYAGAWNTASSDRSVVYNNKVPNFQAHHHPFNYYAEFDPVAHPEARAAHLKDFDADFLKDAAAGTLPAVSFYKPQGNLNQHPGYANVNDGDAHIADVIAKLQASPQWKNMLIVVTYDENGGFYDHATVPKGDRWGPGTRIPAIIISPYAKKGFVDKTQYDTASTLRFITHRWSLAPLPGLVERDAALLKNGNKPMGDLTAALDFSAR, encoded by the coding sequence ATGACCTCCTCGACTTCCTCGCGCGCGCCCCACGCGCTGCATCCGCTGGCCCGGCTCTGGCCGTGGCCTGCCGCCATCGCCACCATCGCCACCACGGCGATCGTCGCCGCCTGTGGCGGCGGCAGCTCGGGCTCATCGCTTTCGGTGGCCAGCAGCAGCACGCCCACCACCTCCGGCGTGGTGACCGGCAGCTACTACCGCAATGCCAAGGTCTGCATCGACGCCAACAACAACGGCCGCTGCGACAGCGGCGAAGTCAGCAGCACCACCGACGACAACGGCGCCTTCAAACTGAACGGCCAGGGTCCCGTGGTGGCCGAGATCGGCACCTCCGCCAGGCGCTACGACCCGGACTCCAAGACCGAAACCCCAGTCACGCAGCCGCTGGTGTTCCGCGCACCGGCCGGTGCGAACGGCGTGGTCAGTGCGATCACGACCGAGCTCGCCGCACTGATGGACGACAACGGCGGCGACCTCGCCGCCGCGCGCGCCGCCCTGGCCAGGCGCCTGGGCGTGACCGAGGCGCAACTGCTCGCCGATCACAACAAGATCGACGATGCCGCCATCAAGACCGCGCTGCAGACCGAGATCGACGAGGCCATCGAGCGCATCGCCGAGGCCGTCGCCGAAGCACGCGACGGCGGCAGCGTGATCGATGCGCTGCGCAACCGCTTCGTGCTCGAGAAGATCCAGAACGTGGTCGTCATCTACGCCGAGAACCGCGGCTTCGACAACCTCTACGGCCTGTACCCCGGCGCCAACGGCATCCCGGGCGTGAACCCGTCGTCGAGCACCACGAACCCCGAGCCGCAGAAGGACTTCGACGGCTCCACACTGCCGGTGCTGCCGCCAGTGTGGTCGGGCGTGACGGCCGCCGGCCAGACGGTCACCGTGACGCAGGCGCAGGCCACGGGCATGCCCAACAAGATGTTCCGCATCGACGATCCGGCGGGCTTCTACAACACCGGCACGGTCATCGGCCAGTCGGTCATCACGCGCGATCTGGTGCACCGCTTCTACAACAACCAGATGCAGATCAACGGCGGCAAGAACGACAAGTTCGCGGCCTACTCCGATGCCGGCGGCCTGAGCATGGGCTACTACGACGGCAGCCAGATGACGATGTGGAAGATCGCCCAGCAGTACACGCTGGCCGACAACTTCTTCATGGGCGCGTTCGGCGGCTCGTTCCTCAACCACCAGTACCTGGTGTGCGCCTGTGCGCCGACCTATCCGAACGCGGACGCCGACACCTCGCCCGCGAAGGCCTCGATCTCGGCCATCGACACCGATGCCGACGGCAACTTCGTGCGCCTCACGCCGGCGCCGACCTCACCGGCCTCGGTGCTGAGCGGCGCACCGGTCTACAAGACCGACAGCACGCTCACGCCCAAGGACGCGCAGGGCGTGTTCCACGCGGTGAACACGATGCAGCCGCCCTACCAGCCGAGCGGCAACGCGCCGGCAGCCAGCGACACGACGGCCAAGTTCGCCGACCCGGCCAAGGCCACCACGCTGCCGGCGCAGACGGCCGACACGATCGGCGACCGGCTCGATGCCAAGGGCCTGAGCTGGGCCTGGTACGCGGGCGCGTGGAACACCGCCAGCAGCGACCGCAGCGTCGTCTACAACAACAAGGTGCCGAACTTCCAGGCCCACCATCATCCGTTCAACTACTACGCGGAGTTCGACCCGGTCGCGCATCCCGAGGCGCGCGCGGCACACCTGAAGGATTTCGACGCCGATTTCCTCAAGGACGCCGCGGCGGGCACCCTGCCCGCGGTGAGCTTCTACAAGCCCCAGGGCAACCTGAACCAGCACCCCGGCTACGCCAACGTGAACGACGGCGATGCGCACATCGCCGACGTGATCGCCAAGCTGCAGGCCAGCCCGCAGTGGAAGAACATGCTGATCGTCGTGACCTACGACGAGAACGGCGGCTTCTATGACCACGCGACGGTGCCGAAGGGCGACCGCTGGGGTCCCGGCACCCGCATCCCGGCGATCATCATCTCGCCGTATGCGAAGAAGGGCTTCGTGGACAAGACCCAGTACGACACCGCCTCGACGCTGCGCTTCATCACGCACCGCTGGTCGCTGGCCCCGCTGCCGGGGCTCGTGGAACGTGACGCCGCGCTGCTCAAGAACGGCAACAAGCCGATGGGCGACCTCACGGCCGCACTGGACTTCAGCGCCAGGTAA
- a CDS encoding TA system VapC family ribonuclease toxin, with product MNVLVAASRSDHPHHAVAHSWLVRAVEMAPVAAPLTLQPMAAASFLRLVTHPKIFVNPTPTAEAVGFVEALLGMPGVSVPTLGDEWPILRKLCIDNALAANDLPDAWLAAAVIQQGEHLVTFDRDFRRLLARSQFTLLKAT from the coding sequence GTGAACGTGCTCGTCGCCGCCTCGCGCAGCGACCACCCGCACCACGCGGTGGCACACAGCTGGCTCGTAAGGGCCGTGGAGATGGCGCCCGTGGCTGCTCCGCTCACGCTGCAGCCCATGGCCGCTGCGAGCTTCCTGCGCCTGGTCACGCATCCGAAGATCTTTGTGAATCCGACCCCGACGGCCGAAGCCGTGGGGTTCGTCGAGGCGCTGCTGGGCATGCCGGGCGTCAGCGTGCCGACGCTCGGAGACGAGTGGCCGATCCTCAGGAAGCTTTGCATCGACAACGCGCTGGCCGCAAACGACCTGCCCGACGCCTGGCTGGCCGCCGCCGTGATTCAGCAGGGCGAGCACCTCGTGACCTTTGATCGGGATTTCAGACGCTTGCTGGCCCGCAGCCAGTTCACCCTGCTGAAGGCCACCTAG